A part of Myxococcales bacterium genomic DNA contains:
- a CDS encoding S8/S53 family peptidase: MYINHKLQLLINAFIFILLLSSGIGLFFVRAHHIPRLPNIDLKVGPYTASEQIINGQYLVLFKKDANNIEEVLKPLNLELVFPILDWVLVAQKNKKNFLPINLNSPEAQEDLLVINSLLKHPSVLDAQHNFSLEVASTDEITNAKIEQHLASRQNNNYALNMPEAWDISTGSPEVKVAVIDNFLQKEIFSFAQRFKACSSRIEFIEPFGHEKKSNLPSTHGELMLLALGACNTHSPFSMGIDSHSRLLAVQRASPGHAQTMAAALYSAGINICEQSAYPCPKNFENIQANKKADIILLPFANSAPDLLQFFSDMLDAISQKNCIVVSAAGNNGADATNFFPGNSSSIINVGALNLNGTRSTFSNWGPAIDILAPGENIDINYANLTKTAAGTSISAAFVAGTLSLMKALDSTLSWKSALYFLTHSLPLLSCENYCLSEENKNSDEQSNCSDLCCRDQNISCGATALDAAQALKNVQNKYIDTGLLELDRSYLIFTRAHPQAQSIQINNVGSESTEVETLLYDDNLVVTPARFSLDKKGFENDRISLDISYKDEPFKRKTSKIEFIVRKNDLIRDRSSVFIEYIPK, from the coding sequence GTGTATATAAACCATAAGCTCCAACTTTTGATAAATGCATTTATTTTTATTTTGCTTTTAAGCAGCGGAATCGGGCTTTTTTTTGTGCGCGCTCACCACATTCCCCGATTACCCAATATTGATCTTAAGGTGGGACCATACACAGCATCTGAACAAATTATTAATGGACAATATTTAGTGTTATTCAAAAAGGATGCCAACAATATTGAAGAAGTGCTTAAACCTCTCAATCTTGAGCTTGTTTTTCCCATACTTGATTGGGTATTGGTAGCTCAAAAAAATAAAAAAAATTTTCTGCCCATCAATTTAAACTCGCCTGAGGCACAAGAAGATCTGTTGGTTATAAATTCTCTTTTGAAACATCCAAGTGTGCTCGATGCTCAGCACAATTTTTCCCTTGAAGTTGCGAGCACAGATGAAATTACAAATGCAAAAATAGAGCAACATTTAGCTTCTAGACAGAATAATAACTACGCTCTCAACATGCCTGAGGCATGGGACATAAGCACAGGATCACCCGAAGTAAAAGTAGCAGTGATCGATAATTTTTTACAAAAAGAAATTTTTAGCTTTGCTCAACGCTTCAAAGCCTGCAGCTCCCGCATAGAATTCATCGAACCTTTCGGGCATGAAAAAAAATCTAATCTTCCTTCTACACATGGTGAACTCATGCTCTTAGCCTTAGGAGCATGCAATACTCACTCTCCTTTTTCTATGGGAATAGACTCGCATTCGAGACTCTTAGCAGTTCAAAGAGCTTCCCCTGGTCATGCTCAAACTATGGCCGCTGCTCTTTATTCAGCTGGAATAAATATTTGTGAACAAAGTGCCTACCCTTGCCCAAAAAACTTTGAAAACATCCAAGCTAATAAAAAGGCAGATATTATTCTGCTTCCCTTTGCCAACAGCGCTCCAGATCTTTTGCAATTTTTTTCCGATATGCTGGATGCCATCAGTCAAAAGAATTGTATTGTTGTGAGTGCAGCCGGAAATAACGGTGCTGATGCAACAAATTTTTTTCCAGGAAATTCATCAAGCATCATCAATGTTGGAGCACTCAACCTTAATGGAACTCGCAGTACTTTTAGTAATTGGGGTCCAGCTATAGATATTTTAGCTCCAGGAGAAAACATAGATATAAATTATGCCAATCTAACCAAAACCGCGGCTGGAACCTCAATCAGTGCAGCTTTTGTTGCTGGAACTCTATCGCTCATGAAAGCTCTAGATTCCACTCTTTCTTGGAAAAGTGCCCTGTACTTCTTAACGCATTCCTTGCCATTACTAAGCTGTGAAAACTATTGCCTCTCTGAAGAAAATAAAAATAGTGACGAACAAAGCAATTGTTCCGATCTTTGCTGCCGAGATCAAAATATAAGCTGCGGTGCCACAGCACTTGATGCTGCCCAGGCCTTAAAAAACGTCCAAAACAAATACATTGATACAGGATTATTAGAACTCGATCGTTCATACCTTATTTTTACTCGTGCTCACCCCCAAGCCCAAAGCATACAGATCAATAATGTTGGTTCCGAGTCAACTGAAGTGGAAACCTTGCTCTACGATGATAACCTGGTAGTTACTCCAGCACGCTTTTCCCTCGATAAAAAAGGCTTCGAAAATGATCGTATTTCTCTTGATATCTCGTATAAAGACGAACCATTTAAAAGAAAAACTTCAAAAATAGAATTTATTGTGAGAAAAAACGACTTAATAAGAGATAGATCAAGCGTTTTTATTGAGTACATTCCTAAATAA
- a CDS encoding AAA family ATPase, whose protein sequence is MQLKNFSSAAQKVLLQCQSIAKRNHNHLVEPEHLALALIMTAEVRELLNKKNSAYKSLESALLDLISRLQVSLVDETTFSGRLIQALSAAEALSIRKNHTSILVSDMLLSLIENKNKYGALGALLGQYFLDEKRDEKDIENKNTDHDKLSFFSYVENINQQIKNNEIDPVFGRENECERIVQILSRKSRNNPLLIGEPGVGRSSIIYALVKRVLKQNVPSYLFCKEILNFDVSALVAGTTLRGQFEERLRKILAELAECEGRYILLVKDMSSLFGAGGEGASDAANLIKPSLTKGEIQMIGLISPDLYKKYVEPDQALKRHFQPVWIEQPTVSECQLILENLKSIYERFHGVFIENEALKAAIDLGSKHMTGRVLPEVALDILDEACARHRIAIDKKPASLIKITTDILELEMMIAVAEEESGKKIAAKNARLVKLRVQEQLLEKCYSNEISLIESIRALKAQLSDAQSQAQEYKEQRNAHEAAQLMQYQIATLTDLLEEKIKEWRKIKKSHRLIDPWVKRDDIASIVSQETGIPVQKMIQSERTKLASMEQILGAQVIGQNSAVTAVASAIRRARVGLKDPKKPIGSFLFLGPTGVGKTELARTLTSFLFDDERAMVRFDMSEFMERHSVARLIGAPPGYQGSDDGGQLTELVRQKPFSVVLFDEIEKAHIDVLNVLLQVLDEGHLTDSKGRQVLFNNTVIIMTSNVGSDIILDSLGEEKDILQHRIMDRLLQLLRPELINRIDEIVMFEAIDKKGLAGIADLMLDKLKHRVYEQGFSLSISPQAKEILINEGYNQKFGARPLKRAIQRLIEAPLAEILVESQLNRGTCIKVNCEDGIIKLLKNN, encoded by the coding sequence ATGCAACTAAAAAATTTTAGCTCAGCAGCACAAAAAGTACTTCTTCAATGCCAATCTATAGCCAAACGGAATCACAACCACTTGGTAGAGCCAGAGCATCTTGCCTTGGCTTTGATTATGACCGCCGAAGTAAGAGAGCTTCTAAATAAAAAAAACTCGGCTTACAAGTCGCTCGAATCGGCTTTGCTAGATTTAATTAGTAGATTGCAGGTCAGTTTGGTAGATGAAACTACCTTTTCAGGCAGATTAATCCAGGCCTTGAGTGCTGCAGAGGCGCTGTCGATCAGAAAAAATCATACATCAATACTTGTGAGTGATATGCTTTTAAGTCTGATTGAAAATAAAAATAAATATGGAGCGCTTGGGGCGTTATTAGGGCAGTATTTTTTAGATGAAAAAAGAGATGAAAAAGATATTGAAAACAAAAATACTGATCACGATAAATTAAGTTTTTTTTCTTACGTTGAAAATATTAATCAGCAAATAAAAAATAATGAAATAGATCCTGTTTTTGGTCGGGAAAATGAATGTGAACGGATTGTGCAAATTTTATCGCGTAAAAGTCGCAATAATCCTTTGCTTATCGGTGAACCTGGAGTCGGACGTAGTTCTATCATCTATGCTTTGGTAAAACGTGTTCTCAAACAAAATGTTCCTTCATATTTATTTTGCAAAGAAATCTTAAACTTTGATGTGAGTGCATTGGTTGCTGGCACTACCCTAAGAGGGCAGTTTGAAGAGCGCCTGCGTAAAATTTTGGCAGAATTGGCTGAATGCGAAGGACGATACATACTTTTGGTTAAAGATATGAGTTCACTCTTTGGAGCGGGAGGAGAGGGAGCCTCGGATGCTGCAAATCTCATAAAACCAAGTTTGACAAAGGGTGAAATTCAGATGATCGGTCTCATTAGCCCTGATCTCTACAAGAAATATGTTGAACCTGATCAAGCTTTGAAACGTCATTTTCAGCCGGTTTGGATCGAACAGCCTACTGTGAGCGAGTGTCAATTAATTTTAGAAAATCTAAAATCAATCTATGAGCGCTTTCATGGCGTTTTTATAGAAAATGAAGCGCTCAAAGCAGCGATCGATCTGGGATCAAAACATATGACGGGTCGAGTGTTGCCGGAAGTAGCTTTGGATATTCTTGACGAAGCATGTGCGCGTCATCGTATTGCAATCGATAAAAAGCCGGCTTCTCTAATAAAAATAACTACGGATATTCTTGAGCTTGAAATGATGATTGCCGTAGCCGAAGAAGAAAGTGGCAAAAAAATAGCAGCAAAAAATGCCCGATTGGTGAAACTTCGTGTTCAAGAACAGCTCTTGGAAAAATGCTACAGTAATGAAATTTCTCTAATAGAGTCAATACGTGCGCTCAAAGCTCAACTGAGTGATGCTCAATCTCAAGCCCAAGAATATAAAGAGCAAAGAAATGCTCATGAAGCAGCGCAACTTATGCAATACCAAATCGCCACCTTAACTGATTTGCTCGAAGAAAAAATAAAAGAGTGGCGAAAAATCAAAAAAAGCCATCGTTTGATTGATCCGTGGGTAAAGCGTGATGACATAGCTTCTATAGTTTCTCAAGAAACAGGTATTCCTGTACAAAAAATGATTCAGTCGGAGCGAACAAAGTTAGCATCGATGGAGCAAATTTTAGGCGCTCAGGTTATTGGACAAAACAGTGCGGTGACTGCTGTTGCTTCGGCAATTAGAAGGGCCCGGGTCGGTCTGAAAGATCCTAAAAAACCTATTGGCAGTTTTTTATTTTTAGGGCCAACAGGAGTAGGGAAAACCGAACTTGCCCGCACCTTGACGAGCTTTTTGTTTGATGATGAACGTGCCATGGTGCGTTTTGATATGTCTGAATTCATGGAACGTCACAGTGTAGCACGTCTTATTGGGGCGCCGCCGGGGTATCAAGGCTCAGATGATGGAGGGCAGCTTACAGAGTTGGTAAGGCAAAAGCCATTTTCAGTGGTGCTCTTTGATGAAATAGAAAAAGCTCATATCGATGTTTTAAATGTATTGTTGCAGGTGCTTGATGAAGGACATCTGACAGATAGTAAAGGCAGGCAGGTTTTATTTAATAACACTGTCATCATTATGACATCAAATGTTGGATCCGATATTATTTTGGATTCACTTGGCGAGGAAAAAGATATTTTGCAACATCGAATTATGGATCGACTGTTGCAGCTTCTAAGACCAGAACTCATCAATCGTATTGACGAAATCGTCATGTTTGAGGCTATTGATAAAAAAGGATTAGCAGGTATTGCTGATCTGATGCTTGATAAACTCAAGCATCGTGTGTATGAGCAGGGATTTAGCTTAAGTATAAGTCCTCAAGCTAAAGAAATTCTTATCAATGAAGGATACAATCAAAAATTTGGTGCACGCCCTCTAAAACGAGCAATACAGCGTTTAATCGAAGCACCTTTGGCTGAAATCTTGGTAGAATCACAGCTGAATCGGGGGACATGTATTAAAGTTAATTGTGAAGATGGAATAATAAAGTTGCTTAAAAACAATTAA
- the dnaB gene encoding replicative DNA helicase — protein sequence MDEVLGKHRPPQSFDAEKGILCSILIDPDAMELVRGESLTAKDFHHPHHQSIYEAMLALYEKNEPIDTVTVANYLMVHGQLENIGAHTLSVIEEFLPTAAAVQSYVRLVKGKSALRRLISAAKTITEKAYAQTQEVSEVLDEAEQTIMSIRESTAKKGIISLKDLSKIAVEKYMALIENKNAITGVPSGFYDLDKLTAGFHPGELVIIAARPSMGKTAFVLNVASHISIEDKRPVAFFSLEMGAEQLFSRLIGAYAEIDLSQLRSGFIKAQDYNRLTQAAGHLAEAPMFIDETASLSIGDLRNKARRLVHQHGVRMIIIDYLQLMTAPNRFESKAVEVGEISKGLKSIARELSIPVIALSQLNRGVESRVDKRPMMSDLRESGAIEQDADVIAFLYREEYYLRDKTPEDQKNVAQLIIGKNRNGPTGQVSLRFDNKYTKFSNLSQQRTDS from the coding sequence ATGGACGAAGTTTTAGGCAAACATCGCCCCCCTCAATCTTTTGATGCCGAAAAGGGAATTTTGTGTAGTATTCTGATTGACCCTGATGCTATGGAGCTTGTTCGCGGTGAGTCATTAACCGCCAAAGATTTTCACCACCCTCATCATCAAAGTATCTATGAAGCCATGCTGGCTTTGTATGAAAAAAATGAGCCTATCGATACAGTGACCGTTGCCAACTATCTCATGGTGCATGGGCAACTTGAAAATATCGGTGCTCATACACTCAGTGTCATTGAAGAATTTTTACCCACTGCTGCTGCAGTACAAAGTTACGTTCGACTTGTAAAAGGAAAATCAGCACTCAGAAGGCTTATCTCAGCGGCTAAAACCATTACAGAAAAGGCCTACGCACAAACTCAAGAAGTTTCAGAAGTACTCGATGAAGCCGAACAAACGATCATGTCGATCAGGGAATCAACAGCAAAAAAGGGTATTATTTCCTTAAAAGATCTTTCAAAGATTGCTGTTGAAAAATATATGGCACTCATAGAAAACAAAAATGCCATCACAGGGGTGCCATCGGGATTTTATGATTTGGATAAGCTCACCGCAGGCTTCCACCCCGGAGAATTAGTTATCATCGCGGCACGTCCCTCTATGGGTAAGACAGCATTTGTTTTAAATGTGGCTTCTCATATCAGCATTGAAGACAAACGTCCTGTCGCTTTTTTTTCTCTTGAAATGGGTGCAGAACAACTTTTTAGCCGTCTGATCGGTGCCTATGCCGAGATCGATCTTTCTCAGCTTCGATCGGGATTTATTAAAGCACAAGATTATAATCGACTTACCCAAGCAGCAGGTCATCTTGCCGAAGCTCCTATGTTTATCGATGAAACCGCATCTTTAAGTATCGGTGACTTACGCAATAAAGCCCGCAGGCTTGTGCATCAACATGGCGTTAGGATGATCATCATTGATTATTTGCAGCTTATGACTGCGCCTAATCGATTTGAAAGCAAAGCGGTAGAGGTGGGTGAAATTTCAAAAGGTCTCAAAAGTATTGCTCGAGAGCTTTCCATTCCTGTTATAGCCCTATCTCAGCTCAACCGCGGAGTGGAAAGCCGCGTAGATAAACGCCCAATGATGAGCGATCTAAGAGAGTCAGGAGCAATTGAGCAAGATGCGGACGTTATCGCATTTTTATACCGCGAGGAATATTATCTGAGGGATAAAACCCCCGAAGATCAAAAAAATGTCGCTCAATTAATTATTGGAAAAAATCGTAACGGACCCACCGGCCAGGTCTCACTACGATTTGACAATAAATACACCAAGTTCAGCAATCTCAGCCAGCAAAGAACAGATAGCTAG